The Sporichthyaceae bacterium region ATATTACCGAGAGTAAGTTATCTCGAGGAGGTTGTGGTGGACCGACGGATCCTGATCACCGGCGGCGCGTCCGGACTCGGCCGGGCACTGGCCGCCGCGGCGCTGCGGGACGGCGCCCGGGTACTGATCACCGACCGGGACGCCGCCGCGGGTGAACTCGCTCGCCTGGAGTTCGCCGAGCAGTTGCGCGAGGCGGGTCGGGACACCGACCGCGTCGTGTTCCTGCCGCTGGACGTACGCAATGACGCCGACTGGGCCGGCGCGCGCGAGTGGGTGCAGCGCGAGTGGAGCGGGTTGGACGTGCTGGTGAACAACGCCGGGGTGGCGCACGGCGGTCCGATCGGGGACACCTCGATGGCCGACTGGGACTGGATCATCGACATCAATCTCAAGGGCGCGGTGCGCGGCGTGCGCACGTTCCTGCCGGTGTTCACCGCGCAGGGCGGCGGGCACGTGGTGAACATCGCCTCGCTGGCCGGGCTGGCGAATCTGCCGAATATGGCCCCGTACAACGTCACCAAGGCCGGGGTGATCTCGCTGTCCGAGACCATGCGCCACGAGCTCGCCGAGGTCGGCGTGCGGACCACCGTGGTGTGCCCCAGCTTCTTCGCCACCAACCTCGCCGAGGGCATGCGCACCACCGACCCGACGTTCGAGGTAATGGCCCGCCAAATGATCGCCGGTACCGCACTGCCCGGCCCGAAGCTGACCGCGGACGACGTCGCCCGCAAGGTGCTGCACGCCGTGGACCGCAAGCGGTTCTGGTGTCTGCCGCACGTGGAGGGCCGCGCGCTGTGGCTCACCAAGCGCTACGTGCCAGTTGCGTTCAACCTGAGCGTGAAGCTCGGCAACAAGGTGATGAACCGGCTGGTCACGCGGTCGGCGCCGGTTGCGCAGGATGCCCCGGTGGCACGGCGGACCCACGGCTGAGCGGCACATCGACGCGCCGATTCGAACGTCCTTGCGAAATTGTCGGTGCCGGGTTCTACTGTTCGTGTGTCCGAACAAATGTTCGACTGAAGGTGGGGAGCCGCCCAATGAGCCCGATCGTCTGCTCAACCCGTACCGACGAACTGCTGACCGACGCCGCCCGGGACCTGATGCTGGCCGAACTGGCCATCAGACCGGCCGACCGGTACGCCGCCGCGCACCTGGCCGCGCTGCGTGCCGCGGCGGCGGTGCTCGCTGCGCGTAGCGGCTCGCCGGAGACCTGGCAACCGGTGTGCGGGGCGCGCGGGCGGCGCCGCCCGGCCAGTGCGTGGGACCAATTGCGCGCGGC contains the following coding sequences:
- a CDS encoding SDR family NAD(P)-dependent oxidoreductase; translation: MDRRILITGGASGLGRALAAAALRDGARVLITDRDAAAGELARLEFAEQLREAGRDTDRVVFLPLDVRNDADWAGAREWVQREWSGLDVLVNNAGVAHGGPIGDTSMADWDWIIDINLKGAVRGVRTFLPVFTAQGGGHVVNIASLAGLANLPNMAPYNVTKAGVISLSETMRHELAEVGVRTTVVCPSFFATNLAEGMRTTDPTFEVMARQMIAGTALPGPKLTADDVARKVLHAVDRKRFWCLPHVEGRALWLTKRYVPVAFNLSVKLGNKVMNRLVTRSAPVAQDAPVARRTHG
- a CDS encoding SAV_6107 family HEPN domain-containing protein, which translates into the protein MSPIVCSTRTDELLTDAARDLMLAELAIRPADRYAAAHLAALRAAAAVLAARSGSPETWQPVCGARGRRRPASAWDQLRAAAPELTEWADYFAAGADKRSAAAAGLSGAVSAEDAELHFRDAGAFLGLVRALVNRPHAAA